The following are encoded in a window of Chroococcidiopsis sp. TS-821 genomic DNA:
- a CDS encoding ATP-binding cassette domain-containing protein produces the protein MPIISAESLSKVYPVAVKEPGLKGTIQHFFRRTYRMVEAVKQVSFEIEPGEVVGFLGANGAGKTTTLKMLTGLIHPSAGRVRVAGYIPFQRKPGFLKQITLVMGQKQQLIWDLPALDTLKINAAIYNLSDKEYRQRVGELTEMLSLQGKLNQPVRKLSLGERMKAELMAALLHQPKVLFLDEPTLGLDVNAQVGVREFLREYNQRYGATILLTSHYMADISALCDRVLVIHQGQLIYDGSLTGLIDRFAPYREVQVELAQPLPEGKLMHYGEIKSVEGQSARFLVQREALTRTVAQILAELEVIDLTVTDPPVEEVIGRVFSAGGV, from the coding sequence ATGCCCATCATTTCGGCTGAAAGTTTAAGTAAAGTCTATCCTGTCGCTGTCAAAGAACCTGGATTAAAAGGAACCATACAACATTTTTTTCGCCGCACCTATCGCATGGTAGAAGCCGTCAAACAAGTCTCCTTTGAAATTGAACCAGGCGAAGTAGTGGGCTTTTTAGGGGCAAATGGTGCAGGTAAAACGACTACGCTTAAAATGCTGACAGGTTTAATTCACCCTTCTGCGGGGCGCGTGCGAGTTGCAGGATACATTCCCTTTCAACGCAAGCCTGGGTTTTTAAAGCAAATCACGCTCGTCATGGGACAAAAGCAGCAGCTAATTTGGGATTTACCTGCATTAGACACCTTAAAGATCAACGCAGCAATCTATAACCTTTCAGACAAAGAATACCGTCAGCGCGTCGGCGAACTTACAGAAATGCTGTCACTGCAAGGTAAGTTAAACCAACCAGTGCGCAAACTGTCACTGGGGGAACGCATGAAAGCTGAACTGATGGCAGCATTACTGCATCAACCCAAAGTACTATTTTTAGACGAACCAACGCTAGGACTCGATGTTAACGCCCAAGTTGGAGTGCGGGAATTTTTACGCGAATACAACCAAAGATACGGTGCGACGATTTTATTAACGAGTCACTACATGGCGGATATTAGTGCATTATGCGATCGCGTCCTTGTTATCCACCAAGGACAATTGATTTACGATGGCAGTTTAACAGGGTTAATTGATAGATTTGCACCTTATCGCGAAGTACAAGTAGAACTCGCGCAGCCTTTACCCGAAGGAAAGCTGATGCACTACGGTGAAATTAAGTCTGTCGAAGGACAATCAGCACGTTTTCTAGTGCAACGCGAAGCCTTAACCCGCACCGTCGCTCAAATTTTGGCAGAGTTAGAAGTTATCGACTTAACTGTCACCGATCCACCCGTCGAAGAAGTGATCGGTCGTGTCTTTAGCGCTGGTGGTGTGTGA
- the argC gene encoding N-acetyl-gamma-glutamyl-phosphate reductase: MGDMGRVSVGIVGASGYGGVQLVRLLQDHPKVEIAYLGGESSAGKTFADLYPHLAHQVDLAIEPVETSTIAARCQVVFLSLPNGLACQMTPTLIEKGCKVLDLSADYRFFDLETYKNWYGTERSDRQIAAKAVYGLPELYRDRIANSQLIGCPGCYPTASLLALAPLLKQGLIVPETAIIDAKSGTSGGGRQAKTGLLLAEADNSLAAYGVARHRHIPEIEQICSDLAGHEVMVQFTPHLIPMVRGILATVYATLRDPGLVRDDLITIFKAFYRNCPWVTICNSGVYPQTKWACGSNLCYIGIEVDQRTGRAIVMSAIDNLIKGQAGQAIQCLNIMMGWEETLGLPKLAFYP, encoded by the coding sequence ATGGGCGATATGGGGCGCGTTTCCGTCGGAATTGTGGGCGCTTCAGGCTACGGCGGGGTGCAGCTAGTACGACTTCTGCAAGATCATCCCAAAGTCGAAATAGCGTATTTAGGCGGCGAGAGTAGTGCGGGCAAAACCTTTGCCGATCTCTATCCGCATTTAGCGCATCAAGTTGACCTTGCCATTGAGCCAGTAGAAACAAGCACAATTGCTGCTCGTTGTCAAGTGGTATTTCTGTCGCTGCCAAACGGTCTTGCCTGTCAAATGACACCCACTTTAATAGAAAAAGGATGTAAAGTACTCGATTTAAGTGCCGATTATCGGTTTTTTGATTTAGAAACTTATAAAAATTGGTATGGAACTGAACGCAGCGATCGCCAAATTGCAGCGAAAGCAGTTTATGGCTTACCGGAACTGTACCGCGATCGCATTGCTAATAGCCAATTGATCGGCTGTCCTGGGTGCTATCCCACTGCGAGTTTACTAGCACTTGCTCCTCTACTCAAGCAAGGGTTAATTGTACCTGAGACTGCGATTATTGACGCGAAATCAGGAACTTCGGGCGGCGGACGTCAAGCAAAAACAGGGTTATTACTCGCCGAAGCCGATAATTCGTTAGCAGCATACGGTGTCGCCCGTCACCGTCATATCCCAGAAATCGAGCAAATTTGCAGCGATTTAGCTGGTCATGAAGTGATGGTACAGTTTACCCCGCATCTGATTCCGATGGTACGCGGCATTTTGGCAACAGTGTACGCAACATTACGCGACCCTGGGTTAGTCCGCGACGACTTGATTACGATCTTCAAAGCCTTTTACCGCAACTGTCCTTGGGTGACGATTTGCAATAGCGGCGTGTATCCGCAAACCAAATGGGCGTGTGGTAGTAATTTATGTTACATCGGCATCGAAGTTGACCAACGCACAGGTAGAGCGATCGTCATGTCCGCGATTGATAACTTGATTAAAGGTCAAGCTGGACAAGCGATTCAGTGCCTAAACATCATGATGGGCTGGGAAGAAACGCTAGGACTACCAAAACTCGCGTTTTATCCTTGA
- the eno gene encoding phosphopyruvate hydratase has protein sequence MIDTLETAIENITAREILDSRGRPTIEAEVRLLSGVVGIAQVPSGASTGTFEAHELRDDDKSRYGGKGVLKAVENVKEKITPELMDLDALNQEVIDRTMISLDGSPNKANLGANAILAVSLATAKAGAESLGLPLYRYLGGPLANLLPVPLMNVINGGAHAANNVDFQEFMIVPIGAPSFREALRWGAEVFATLSKVLDDKGLLTGVGDEGGFAPNLESNQVALELLIAAIEKAGYKPGEQVALALDVAASEFYKDGQYVYDGAVHTPTELVDYLAQLATQYPIVSIEDGLHEDDWQHWQLLTQKIGDRIQLVGDDLFVTNPTRLQKGIEQKAGNAILIKLNQIGSLTETLETIDLATRNGLRSVISHRSGETEDTTIADLAVATRAGQIKTGSLCRSERVAKYNRLLRIEDELGDRAVYAGAVGMGPK, from the coding sequence ATGATTGACACGTTAGAAACTGCAATTGAAAATATTACTGCCCGTGAAATTCTTGATTCGCGGGGACGTCCGACAATAGAAGCTGAAGTTCGCTTACTCAGTGGCGTTGTTGGAATTGCACAAGTTCCTAGTGGTGCTTCAACGGGAACTTTTGAAGCTCATGAACTACGCGATGATGATAAAAGTCGCTATGGCGGTAAAGGGGTACTAAAAGCTGTCGAAAATGTGAAGGAGAAAATTACCCCAGAGTTAATGGATTTGGACGCCTTGAACCAAGAAGTTATCGATCGCACGATGATCTCCTTGGATGGTTCGCCGAATAAAGCAAATCTTGGTGCAAATGCGATTCTCGCCGTGTCGCTGGCAACTGCCAAAGCGGGTGCTGAATCTTTGGGCTTGCCGTTGTATCGTTATTTGGGAGGTCCTTTAGCTAATTTACTTCCTGTACCTCTGATGAACGTGATTAACGGTGGTGCGCACGCGGCTAATAACGTCGATTTTCAAGAATTTATGATTGTGCCAATCGGTGCGCCTTCTTTTCGAGAAGCCTTGCGCTGGGGTGCTGAAGTGTTTGCGACGTTGAGCAAAGTTCTAGACGATAAGGGTTTACTAACAGGTGTGGGTGATGAAGGTGGCTTTGCACCTAACTTAGAGTCAAATCAGGTCGCGCTGGAACTATTGATAGCAGCAATTGAAAAAGCCGGTTACAAACCTGGCGAACAAGTTGCTTTAGCACTTGATGTTGCTGCAAGTGAGTTTTACAAAGATGGGCAATACGTTTACGACGGCGCCGTTCATACACCAACCGAGTTAGTTGATTATCTTGCTCAATTAGCCACGCAATATCCAATTGTATCGATTGAAGATGGTTTGCACGAAGACGATTGGCAACATTGGCAATTGTTGACACAGAAAATAGGCGATCGCATTCAGTTAGTCGGCGATGACTTATTTGTGACGAATCCCACGCGCTTACAAAAAGGTATCGAACAAAAAGCTGGTAACGCGATTTTGATTAAACTCAATCAAATTGGTTCCTTGACTGAAACTTTAGAAACAATCGACTTAGCAACGCGCAATGGCTTGCGATCGGTAATTAGTCATCGTTCAGGAGAAACGGAGGATACAACAATCGCCGATTTAGCTGTCGCTACTCGCGCCGGTCAAATTAAAACAGGTTCTCTTTGTCGCAGCGAACGCGTTGCCAAATATAACCGACTCCTCCGCATCGAAGACGAACTTGGCGATCGCGCCGTTTATGCAGGTGCAGTAGGTATGGGACCGAAATAA
- the ribBA gene encoding bifunctional 3,4-dihydroxy-2-butanone-4-phosphate synthase/GTP cyclohydrolase II, translated as MQQPKTTSNPFQFDSIEAALADLKAGRCLVVVDDESRENEGDLICAAQFATPSTINFMAVEARGLICLAMTGDRLDELDLPLMVSTIPIPESHNTPFTNQTAFTISIDAAPHLGVTTGISAEDRARTIQVAINPATRPEDLRRPGHIFPIRAREGGVLKRAGHTEAAVDLARLAGLYPAGVICEIQNSDGSMARLPQLIEYAKRHDLKIISIADLISYRLKHDRLVRRETVTQLPTQFGHFQIYGYRHTLDNSEHVAIVKGDPATFANQPVMVRMHSECLTGDALGSLRCDCRMQLQAALKMIENAGSGVVVYLRQEGRGIGLINKLKAYSLQDMGLDTVEANERLGFPADLRNYGMGAQMLMDLGIHQIRLITNNPRKIAGLKGYGLEVVDRVPLLIEATDYNSNYLATKAQKLGHMLLQTYLVTVAIHWRDELNSVTERYERLEKVRHIVKMHNLLLQEEARPVAIALFGKPSLTVHLGLDQPHLAAPDWYRNSGHPYVEAIARILDDLVTLPYIRQLEFLVASGSDPLANLQVQLDRQKLSAEQLPSSVCRKLETQKIYSFGEL; from the coding sequence GTGCAGCAGCCTAAAACCACCTCTAATCCGTTTCAGTTTGATTCGATAGAAGCAGCGTTAGCAGACCTCAAAGCCGGTCGTTGTCTCGTGGTGGTGGATGATGAAAGCCGAGAAAATGAGGGTGACTTGATCTGCGCCGCGCAATTTGCTACGCCAAGTACGATTAATTTTATGGCAGTGGAAGCACGGGGGTTGATTTGTCTAGCGATGACGGGCGATCGCCTAGATGAATTAGATTTGCCCTTAATGGTGAGCACCATCCCCATTCCAGAAAGTCACAATACTCCCTTTACCAACCAAACCGCGTTTACGATTAGTATTGATGCTGCGCCACACTTGGGCGTGACTACTGGTATTTCTGCCGAAGACCGCGCTCGCACAATTCAAGTAGCGATCAATCCCGCAACACGTCCCGAAGATTTGCGCCGTCCGGGTCATATTTTCCCAATCCGCGCGCGCGAAGGTGGCGTATTAAAACGCGCGGGTCATACTGAAGCTGCGGTAGACTTAGCACGTTTAGCCGGACTTTATCCAGCAGGAGTGATTTGCGAAATCCAAAATAGTGACGGCTCAATGGCACGCTTACCACAGTTGATTGAATATGCCAAGCGCCACGACCTAAAAATTATCAGTATTGCGGATCTTATCAGTTACCGTCTGAAACACGATCGCCTGGTACGTCGTGAAACGGTGACGCAGTTACCAACGCAGTTTGGACATTTCCAAATCTACGGCTACCGCCACACGCTCGATAACTCCGAACACGTGGCGATTGTCAAAGGCGATCCCGCGACTTTTGCCAACCAACCTGTCATGGTGCGGATGCACTCAGAATGCTTAACAGGTGATGCTTTAGGTTCACTGCGCTGCGATTGTCGGATGCAGCTGCAAGCGGCGTTGAAAATGATCGAAAATGCGGGAAGTGGAGTTGTCGTTTACCTGCGACAAGAAGGTCGCGGAATTGGACTGATTAACAAGTTAAAAGCTTACTCGTTACAAGATATGGGCTTGGATACGGTGGAAGCCAACGAACGCTTGGGCTTTCCTGCGGATTTGCGTAACTATGGTATGGGGGCGCAAATGTTGATGGATTTGGGAATTCATCAAATTCGCCTGATTACCAATAACCCGCGCAAAATTGCTGGACTGAAGGGCTATGGTTTGGAAGTTGTCGATCGCGTCCCGTTACTGATTGAAGCGACAGACTACAACTCAAACTACCTAGCAACAAAAGCACAAAAGCTAGGTCATATGTTGTTACAAACTTACCTTGTCACAGTCGCCATTCACTGGCGCGACGAACTCAACTCCGTAACAGAACGCTATGAACGATTAGAGAAAGTTCGTCATATTGTCAAAATGCATAACTTGTTGCTACAAGAAGAAGCAAGACCTGTTGCGATCGCTCTTTTTGGCAAACCTTCACTGACAGTTCATTTAGGATTAGATCAACCTCATCTTGCCGCACCAGATTGGTATCGTAATAGTGGTCATCCCTACGTGGAAGCGATCGCGCGAATTCTCGATGATTTGGTGACTCTGCCTTACATTCGCCAGCTTGAATTTTTAGTTGCTTCGGGTAGCGACCCCTTGGCTAACTTACAGGTGCAGCTAGATCGGCAGAAGTTAAGTGCAGAGCAATTACCTTCTAGCGTTTGCCGTAAGCTGGAAACGCAAAAAATCTACAGTTTTGGAGAACTGTAA
- a CDS encoding iron uptake porin has translation MPKWWTAWYWLTGMTSWAVLSQTVPVSANPVPLVQTQIPYAVASCQEISPESGNSTTALMTRIPAVRELVDEIAPSDWEVQAMLSLASRYGVLIGLSDRTFRGDRPLSRYEFAAALNQVLNQVNTLIASEAVQVSQEDLTILQRLQREYNSVLQETNARLDTIQSRTNLLESSQFSTTTKLNGEVIVGFTDGTDANAAVVSRQRLNLLTSFAGRDLLLTQLEAGNRGQDAVSVAHNREQNLLGTSGLLADGGGLAYAEIDDRLRLRRLYYTFRPSNDLAVTLGAKMSPSDFIDRNRFANNPAVDFSSSFLINNPLIIQNQIDREGGAGAAVAWNINGGAFTVRSLYIAADSHQPNSTTLTQGGLFSDRYQGSVELEYSSSANLAVRLQYTNAVINNTDIQAAGINAEYAFNRNAAVYGRFGFGSYQGFNTAIAQELDLNPSAWAVGLTVRNLAIPGTIAGIAFGQPFIERDLGNATQTNVEAFYNLTLSENISVTPALQLVKYANNDRSSGTIWQGTLRTVFSF, from the coding sequence ATGCCAAAGTGGTGGACTGCTTGGTACTGGTTAACTGGAATGACAAGTTGGGCGGTGTTGAGCCAAACTGTGCCAGTTAGCGCTAACCCTGTGCCGCTGGTACAGACACAAATTCCCTATGCGGTTGCTAGTTGTCAGGAAATCTCACCTGAAAGTGGAAACTCTACAACAGCCTTGATGACCCGCATCCCTGCTGTGCGTGAGTTAGTTGATGAAATAGCACCAAGCGATTGGGAAGTGCAGGCAATGCTTTCGCTGGCTTCGCGCTATGGTGTTCTGATTGGATTGAGCGATCGCACGTTTCGCGGCGATCGCCCACTTTCACGTTATGAATTTGCGGCGGCGCTGAATCAAGTTCTCAATCAAGTCAATACACTCATCGCCAGTGAAGCGGTGCAAGTAAGTCAAGAAGATTTGACGATACTACAGCGGTTGCAAAGAGAATACAATTCAGTACTACAAGAAACGAACGCTCGACTTGACACGATCCAGAGTCGCACAAACCTCTTAGAATCTAGCCAGTTTTCCACCACAACAAAGCTGAATGGCGAAGTTATTGTGGGCTTTACCGATGGTACGGATGCAAACGCTGCGGTAGTTTCTAGACAGCGACTGAATTTATTAACAAGTTTTGCGGGACGCGATCTTTTGCTAACACAACTCGAAGCGGGTAATCGCGGACAAGATGCAGTTTCTGTCGCGCACAACCGCGAACAAAATCTTTTGGGAACAAGTGGTTTACTCGCTGATGGTGGGGGCTTAGCGTACGCGGAGATTGACGATCGTCTGCGGTTGCGGCGACTTTATTACACATTTCGTCCGAGTAACGACTTGGCAGTTACACTAGGAGCGAAAATGTCTCCGAGTGATTTTATTGACCGCAATCGCTTTGCAAATAATCCGGCTGTTGATTTTAGCTCCAGCTTTTTGATAAATAATCCGTTGATTATCCAAAATCAGATTGACCGCGAAGGTGGTGCAGGTGCAGCGGTGGCGTGGAATATCAACGGCGGTGCGTTTACGGTGCGATCGCTTTACATCGCAGCGGATAGTCATCAACCTAATTCAACAACCCTTACTCAAGGAGGATTGTTTAGCGATCGCTATCAAGGCAGTGTGGAATTGGAATATTCTTCTAGTGCTAACTTAGCCGTACGACTGCAATATACTAATGCTGTGATTAACAACACCGATATTCAAGCTGCGGGGATCAACGCTGAATATGCTTTCAATCGCAATGCTGCGGTTTATGGACGCTTCGGCTTTGGCAGCTATCAAGGGTTTAACACTGCTATTGCGCAAGAACTTGACCTAAATCCTAGCGCGTGGGCAGTTGGTTTAACCGTACGCAATTTAGCAATTCCTGGAACAATTGCCGGAATTGCTTTTGGTCAACCTTTTATTGAAAGGGATCTAGGTAATGCTACTCAAACAAATGTCGAAGCATTCTACAATTTGACTCTAAGCGAAAATATTAGTGTTACTCCTGCCCTGCAACTCGTGAAATACGCAAACAACGACCGTTCCAGCGGCACCATTTGGCAAGGTACTCTGCGCACAGTATTTTCTTTTTAA
- a CDS encoding aldo/keto reductase, producing the protein MQTTQLGNTDVTISAIGLGGMPMSLSNRPPESQAIEVIHRALDLGVTLIDTADSYCKDESDKHHNERLIAKALQQYEGDTSKVTVATKGGLMRPNGDWTRNGNPEHLRETIRVSFEALGGNKPIDVWQYHAPDPDYTIEEALTPAKEAVESGLIRFVGVSNFSVDQIKQARDVVEIVSVQNQYNPWHRQPEFDGVLEYCEQEGLTFLPWSPLGGSRRVSRLEDIPAIANLAQEKGVSVYAIVLAWLRAKSPCVVPIPGASKVTSIEDSVASLNVTLSATEIQQVDRASA; encoded by the coding sequence ATGCAAACAACACAACTCGGAAATACTGATGTGACAATCAGTGCGATCGGTTTGGGGGGAATGCCAATGTCTTTGAGTAACCGACCTCCAGAATCGCAAGCGATTGAGGTCATTCATCGCGCTTTGGATTTAGGTGTAACGTTGATTGATACTGCTGATTCTTACTGTAAGGATGAGTCGGATAAGCACCACAATGAACGATTGATTGCTAAAGCGTTACAGCAGTACGAAGGCGATACAAGTAAGGTGACAGTTGCAACTAAAGGTGGTTTGATGCGCCCCAATGGCGATTGGACGCGTAATGGTAATCCAGAACACTTGCGTGAAACCATTCGAGTCAGTTTTGAAGCGTTAGGTGGAAATAAGCCAATTGATGTTTGGCAATATCACGCCCCCGATCCCGACTACACTATTGAGGAAGCACTCACACCTGCTAAAGAAGCTGTAGAATCCGGTTTAATTCGCTTTGTTGGTGTTTCTAACTTCTCGGTAGACCAAATCAAGCAAGCACGCGATGTTGTCGAGATTGTCTCTGTTCAAAATCAGTACAATCCTTGGCATCGTCAGCCAGAATTTGATGGGGTTTTAGAATACTGCGAACAGGAAGGTTTGACGTTTTTGCCGTGGAGTCCTTTAGGTGGAAGTCGGCGCGTCAGTCGTTTAGAAGACATTCCGGCGATCGCAAATCTCGCTCAAGAAAAAGGTGTCTCAGTCTACGCAATTGTTCTCGCCTGGCTGCGCGCTAAGTCACCTTGTGTTGTCCCCATTCCTGGTGCGAGTAAGGTGACAAGTATTGAAGATTCCGTTGCGTCGCTCAATGTGACTTTATCCGCCACTGAAATTCAGCAAGTAGATCGAGCGTCAGCTTAA
- a CDS encoding ABC transporter permease, producing MLKRYFEVLQLLWGAAIAAELEYRVNFVLATLTSLGNLAGSLFSLFLFYRTGYTFQGWAWEEALIVLAIFTMLQGFSSTFLAPNLNSIVNHVQQGTLDFILLKPISSQFWLSSHTLSPWGLPDIIFGGILVGYAGGRLGLTLQDYLLSAIPLLFGLASLYSLWFMLGATSIWFVKIYNVTEVLRGLLEAGRFPIVAYPVAYRFFFTFVVPVTFLTTVPAEAMLGRVELGWVIGAGVLALALLYIARIFWNFALRFYTSASS from the coding sequence GTGTTAAAACGCTATTTTGAAGTATTACAGCTATTGTGGGGTGCAGCGATCGCTGCTGAATTGGAGTATCGAGTTAACTTCGTCTTAGCAACGCTCACAAGCCTCGGTAATCTTGCAGGTAGTTTATTTAGTCTATTTCTTTTCTACCGAACTGGTTACACATTCCAAGGATGGGCGTGGGAAGAAGCACTAATTGTCCTTGCGATATTTACCATGTTGCAAGGTTTTTCTAGTACATTCTTAGCTCCTAACCTCAACAGCATCGTTAACCACGTTCAACAAGGTACATTAGATTTTATCTTACTTAAACCGATCAGTAGTCAGTTTTGGCTTTCTAGCCATACACTTTCACCGTGGGGACTACCAGATATCATCTTTGGTGGGATTCTTGTCGGTTACGCAGGTGGCAGATTAGGCTTAACACTACAAGACTACCTACTCAGTGCAATTCCTTTACTATTTGGACTTGCTAGCCTCTACAGCCTGTGGTTTATGCTGGGTGCGACTAGCATTTGGTTTGTCAAAATCTACAACGTTACAGAAGTTCTCAGAGGCTTGCTAGAGGCGGGTAGATTTCCCATTGTCGCGTATCCTGTTGCTTACCGCTTTTTCTTTACTTTTGTCGTTCCAGTCACATTTTTAACGACAGTTCCCGCAGAAGCAATGCTGGGGCGTGTGGAGTTAGGCTGGGTGATTGGTGCGGGTGTACTCGCGTTAGCTTTGTTATATATTGCTAGAATTTTTTGGAATTTTGCACTGCGTTTTTACACAAGTGCTTCTAGCTGA
- a CDS encoding ABC-2 family transporter protein, with the protein MNSIIKKARVLLTSYYAYMLEYRAELFLWALSGSLPLILMGVWTQAAQSGEFGLSPEDFARYFLTVFVVRQFTVVWVIYEFEKEVVEGKLSPRLLQPMDPVWHHVASHLSERLARLPFALVLVGLFFFLYPQALWIPSLSNIFLFIITVILAFILRFLIQYTFALFAFWTERANAIENFWFLFYLFFSGLIAPLEMFPENIRNVLLWTPFPYLIDFPASLLIGLPVNLLQGFLVMLGWIALFFVVNRWLWRRGLKQYSGMGA; encoded by the coding sequence ATGAATTCAATTATTAAAAAAGCTAGAGTTTTGCTTACCAGCTACTACGCATATATGCTCGAATACCGTGCCGAGCTATTTTTATGGGCTTTGTCTGGTAGCTTACCACTTATTTTAATGGGGGTATGGACACAAGCGGCTCAAAGCGGAGAATTTGGCTTAAGTCCAGAAGATTTTGCGCGTTACTTTCTCACCGTTTTTGTTGTTCGACAATTCACAGTTGTTTGGGTAATTTATGAGTTTGAAAAAGAAGTCGTCGAAGGAAAACTTTCCCCTAGATTATTACAACCAATGGATCCGGTTTGGCATCATGTTGCCTCGCACCTTTCTGAAAGGTTAGCACGTTTGCCATTTGCTTTAGTTTTAGTAGGATTATTTTTCTTTCTTTATCCACAAGCTTTGTGGATACCAAGTCTAAGTAACATTTTCTTATTTATCATTACAGTAATTCTGGCATTTATCCTGCGTTTTCTTATTCAATACACGTTTGCTTTATTTGCCTTTTGGACAGAAAGAGCTAATGCAATTGAAAACTTTTGGTTTTTATTTTATTTGTTCTTTTCGGGTTTAATTGCCCCTTTAGAGATGTTCCCCGAAAATATCCGCAATGTCTTACTATGGACGCCATTTCCTTATTTAATCGACTTCCCTGCATCGCTATTAATTGGTTTGCCTGTGAATTTGTTGCAAGGATTTTTAGTGATGCTGGGTTGGATTGCGTTATTTTTTGTTGTCAATCGCTGGCTGTGGCGAAGAGGATTAAAACAGTATTCGGGAATGGGTGCATAA
- the gloA gene encoding lactoylglutathione lyase: MRLLHTMLRVGNLEESLKFYCDILGMKLLRKKDYPGGEFTLAFVGYGDESDHTVLELTYNWGTDKYDLGDAYGHIAIGVDDIYGTCEEIKDRGGKVVREPGPMKHGSTVIAFVEDPNGYKVELIQLGTQGTTEQAEQPQLVSQ; the protein is encoded by the coding sequence ATGAGATTACTACACACAATGTTACGCGTCGGGAATTTGGAAGAATCGCTGAAATTTTACTGTGATATTTTAGGCATGAAACTACTGCGGAAAAAAGATTATCCTGGCGGCGAGTTTACGCTAGCATTTGTCGGTTACGGCGACGAATCAGACCACACCGTCTTGGAGCTGACTTATAACTGGGGTACGGATAAATACGACTTAGGCGATGCTTATGGTCATATTGCCATTGGTGTTGACGATATTTATGGTACTTGTGAGGAAATTAAAGATCGTGGCGGTAAAGTTGTCCGCGAACCAGGACCAATGAAACACGGTTCTACAGTGATTGCTTTTGTAGAAGATCCCAACGGGTATAAAGTAGAGCTTATTCAACTGGGTACTCAAGGAACTACAGAACAAGCAGAACAACCGCAGTTAGTATCTCAGTAG
- a CDS encoding GNAT family N-acetyltransferase, translating into MQIRPATPTDVPAVLPMVASICALHETWDSAKYGFLPNPQQRYEQWLIAQAKNDKSVFLVAENEQTGQLGAFLVGTVEREIPIYRLREFGFIHDLWVEPQYRHAGVAKQMVMLAIEHFQRIKVQQIRLDTAAANEAGRKLFSACGFRVSTVEMLIELTG; encoded by the coding sequence ATGCAGATTCGTCCTGCTACACCTACTGATGTCCCTGCTGTTCTACCCATGGTTGCATCAATCTGCGCTTTGCACGAAACTTGGGACAGCGCTAAATATGGCTTCTTACCCAACCCGCAACAGCGTTATGAGCAATGGTTAATCGCACAGGCTAAAAATGACAAAAGTGTATTTTTAGTTGCTGAGAACGAGCAAACAGGGCAACTGGGAGCTTTTTTAGTCGGTACTGTAGAGCGAGAAATTCCGATTTATCGCTTGCGGGAATTTGGCTTTATTCACGATTTATGGGTAGAACCACAGTATCGTCATGCTGGAGTTGCAAAACAGATGGTGATGTTGGCGATTGAGCATTTTCAACGCATCAAAGTTCAGCAAATTCGGTTGGATACTGCGGCGGCTAACGAAGCAGGGCGAAAATTATTTAGTGCGTGTGGCTTTCGGGTGAGTACTGTGGAGATGTTGATCGAGTTGACAGGATGA